Genomic segment of Methanolobus mangrovi:
TTTTTCAAGACATGATGCTACCCATTCTTTTTCTTCCGCATCCCAGTATCCGGTTACCGTTGTATCATAATGTGACGCGGGGTATGTCAGTTCAAGCTCCCTTGGCACAATTCCAAGAGGTGATGTGATTATGACCTCATGGACAAATTTACGACTCTTTCCAAGAGCATTGATGAATCTCCAGTGAGAGTTCGATGTGGAATATGGCTTCTTTGCAGAGCATGGCAGGAGCAATAGTATGTCTTTTTCCGGTGGAGTATACCTTTCCTGTATCCTCCTGGCAAACCTGACGATCTCTGCCCTGTTCTGGGATTCTCCGCAAGTGGCAATGAGTCCGTTGTTCCTTGCTATGGGGCTTCTGCTCTCAACATAGTTGTACTCTGCATCCACGAGCCGCATCAGGGCAGTGAGCCATGGTCTGACTCTGCATTGTCCTTCTATATATTCACGCAGCATTCCTAAGCGTATCTTCTCTCTGACAAGAGCCGCTTCAGCCTCCATGGCATTGATGTTGTGCTTTTCTAGGATTGATGCACGGCTCTTTTTGTCCATTTCCATAAGCCCTTTTGCATCTGTTGCTGAACAGGCACTGCACCTGCATGGTAGTTCTGCCAGTGAATCAAGATAGAATTGTCCTGCAGCAGTAAGGTAGATATCTTTGTGTGCAGCAACTATTGCTTTTGTATTGTCAAAAATATCAATTCCAAGGTAGGCCAGCATTGCAAGATTTTCAGGGGTGCAGATATTGGGTGCGTAGACTGCCGTATCAGGTGCTATCTCATTTTTCATTTCAATAAGGGTGTTGAGAATACGTCTCGCATTGTTCTCAAAACATCCTGCGCCCTCCATAACATAGAGGTCAGCTTGCTTTACCTTCTGTCCGGCAATGTAAATGCTTCCTGTAGCTCCGGTTGCTTCAATTTCAGACCTTTCTGCAAGTTTAAGTGCAAGGTCCTGCGGGGCATCAGGTGTAAGATCCTGATGAGGAAGTATTATTAAGACTTCTTCTCCAGCTGCTTTTCTTATTTCCTGGAAATATTCTTTGCTTTCCTTCAGATCACTGTATTTCCAGAGAGAGCCACCGTCTATTATCAGGCTGTCAGGAGAACTAAGGCTTCTTGTATCTAGTATGAAAGGTGTCTGGATAGTTTCCTTCAGGAGAAGTTTCCCTATCCTTGCAGCACCATCTCGTTGCTGTACCTCAAAGTATCGTGTCATTGCTGTCTAATGGGTGTAGTCAGATGTAAATGTTTGCCTTTACCAAAAAGTATAAATCTTACTATCTCTCTTAAAAAACGATTCCATGCAAAAATCCGATTTACTCACAGATTTGCAGGATATTGTGGGAAATGAAAGAATTTCCACGTCTACTGCAGAGCTTTATTGTTATTCATGTGATGCTTCCCAGATAAGGGGCATGCCTGATTTTGTTATCAGGCCCGCAAGTACTGAACAGATTTCAAAGATAGTCAGTCTTGCTAATGAGAAAGAAATTCCTGTGACTGCAAGAGGCGCAGGTACGGGACTGGCCGGGGGAGCAGTACCCGTTGAGGGTGGCATTGTGCTTGATATGTCATCTATGAACAGGATCCTTGAGATGGATCTCGATAACCTCCAGGTTACAATTGAGCCGGGTATTGTTCAGGAGAAATTGAACGAAGCTCTTGAACCGTATGGTTTTTTCTTTCCTCCGGACCCGGGAAGTTCTGCAATGTGCACACTTGGCGGACTTATAGCCAATAATGGAAGTGGAATGCGTTCTATCAAATACGGTACGACCAGGAATTATGTGCTTGCACTTGAAGTTGTACTGGCAGATGGTACTGTGATAAACTCAGGTTCAAAGACCTCCAAATCAGTTGCAGGTTATTCATTAACAGATCTTTTTGTGGGATCTGAAGGAACTCTTGGTATTATAACAAAGGCAACATTGAAGGTCAGGGCGCTGCCAAAAGAACGTTCGGTCCTGCTTGCATCTTTTGATAATCCTGAACTTGCCGGAAAGGCAGTTGTTAAGGTTCTGTCCTCGGGAATAGTTCCATCCGCATGTGAGATCCTTGACAGGAACATAATTGAGGCTATAAACACTTATGATCCGAATGTTGGCCTTCCAAAGGCAGGTGCCATCCTTATGTTTGAGGTGGATGGTACTGAAAACAGTGTTCGTGAAGGCATAGAGATGATAAAGGATGTGTGCAGTTCTCTTGCAACAAGCATCAGGGCAGCCTCGGATAAGAAGGAAAGGGATGAGATATGGGCTGCAAGAAGACTTGTAGGTGCTGCAGTTTCAAGGCTTGATCCGCTTCGCACTCGTGTTTATGTGGGCGAAGACATCGGTGTTCCTATAAAGGAGCTCCCTGGAATGTTGCATAAGGTTCGCGAGATATCTGAAGAGTTTGACCTGCCGATCATGACATACGGGCACATCGGTGACGGAAATCTTCACACAGGAATGTGCATTGATGTGCTTGATGATACTCAATGGGATAAACTGAACAAGGCTGCAGACAAGATACACCGCACAGCCATCAGCATTGGTGGAACTGTTACGGCTGAGCATGGGGTTGGCAGTGCCCGGGCGGATTATCTAGGACTTGAGCTTGGTAAGGCCCTTGATGTAATGATATTGATAAAGAAAGCCCTTGACCCCAAAGGGATACTTAACCCTGGGAAGATGGGGGTCTGAAAATGAACGAATCTGATTTGCGTTCAATATTGAAATGTGTCCGTTGTGGAACATGTCGCTCAGTATGTCCGGTCTTTGATGTCATTGGCTGGGAATCTGCCAGTTCCCGAGGCCGCATGCTGGTAGCTCATGGTATTTCCCAGGGTATGGAAGCTGATAAAGGTGTATTTGACAGTCTGAACACCTGTACCACATGCGGACTTTGTGAACAGATGTGCCCTTCCGGGGCGTCCCCTGTAAAGGTCATAGAGAATGTCAGGCACCAGCTTGTGCTTCAGGGCAAGATGACCGATGCGCAGAAGGAATTGCGCACAGAAGCTCTTGAAAAAGGGAATCCTCTTGGAGAGACAACAGAGAGGATGGCATGGCTTGGTGACTCTAAAAAGGATGTCACTGAAAAGGCAGATTATGTCTTTTTTGCAGGTTGCCTGGCTTCATACAGATATCCTGAACTCACAAAAAGGACATTTGATATACTGAAGAAGTTCGGTGTCACCGCATTACAGGAAGAAGTATGCTGTGGTTCTCCGCTTTTAAGGACCGGTTCTGATCCTTCAAGCCTGATGTCCAAGAATCTGGAACAGATCAAAAAGACAGGTGCACACACAGTTATCACTGGCTGTGCAGGATGTTATACCGCACTTAAAAATGATTATCCTGAAGATTTGAATGTTATTCACGTTACCGAATTCCTTGCAGACCGCCTGGCTGAGATGGACCTGAAGAAACTGGATCTGAAAGTAACCTATCATGACCCATGCCACCTTGGAAGGTGCAACGGAGTATTCGATGCCCCAAGGCAGATTATAAAATCAATCTGTTACCTTGAGGAAATGAAGAGCAACAGGGAAAAGTCCAAATGTTGCGGAGCAGGCGGCGGAGTACTCAAAGGTTATCCTGAGCTTTCCCTTGAGCTTTCAAAGAACAGGGTTGAGGAAATTCCAAAAGATGTGGATTATCTTGTAACCGCATGCCCCTTGTGCCGTACAAATCTCAAACGTGGCGGCCCACGGGTTGAAGTACTTGATATAATAGACTTGCTGGAAATGGCTATGGGCTAGCCATTTTAGTTTCTATTTTTTGAAATTTGAATTGTTTTTGTAAAAGGTAAGGGCATATTTTATGCTCTTTTCAGTTTACTGTTCAAAGCCAGAGCAATTACTACGCCAATTACCTCAAATCCGGGTACTGGAAAACTTTGAGAGCTAGTTGTCTCAGTTTTTTCTATATTTTCCTGCGTGTATCTCAGCTCAGGTTCATCATATCCATTCATTTTCCTGAGCTCTTCGTAGTCGATATTGAGCTTTTTGCTAATGAGGTATGTTGGGTATGTCCCACCATCGATATCAGCTCCAAGGGCTTCGTAGATGATTGAAGAACCATCTTCTGACCAGTAAACTCCATAAATGGCAGACCTGTCCCAGTCCATAGGTGTGTCTTTTGTATTCTCTTTGTAGAAAGGAGTCAGTTCTCTGTGGATCACTGTGTTGTTGTGGACTGAGCAAATATCAATGGCATATTGTCCATTCCTACAATCCTCAAAGAAAATAATCCTTGGTGCGGCATACATCTTGCTGTCAGGAGAAAATGCAACCGGGTAGTAGCCCATAGTGATTATATTCTTGATGTTTGTTTCAGTTCCGTTTGCTGTATCATTTATGACAAAGTCCTCAACTCCAACACCATTTGCCGCATCCAGTGCTTTTTTGTAAACAATATAATTTCCATCCGGACTGCTGGTTGTTCGTGGTATCAGCTTGTAATTTATATGTATTTGTGTATGCTCTCCATCTTCGCTGTACACAACTATCTGATGGGCTTCAACACTATCAGGATTTGTGTATGAGCACGAATAAAAAATATTATCACTGATGTTTTCATCGATGCCAATGACCGGACTGGCGAACACAAAAGGTGTCTGAATTATAAGCATTAATAAAACTGAAAATAATAATTTGTATTTCATTTGTATAACTTCCATGTTTAATGAAGAGACATACGTTTGAAATACAGTTAACGTATCTATATTAAAAAGGTAACGATTTTATGATGAACGTTACCAACCGTTATTTCCTCCCTTTTTCCGGCCTATAAGACAATTCCAGGAATTTCCTACAAGGTCAAGTCTGTTGGAACGCTTTAGTCCTTCATATACAAGGTTATAGTTTGCAGGTTCCTTGTAATGCAACATTGCCCTCTGTATGCTTTTTTCCTTTTGAGAGGTGGCCACGTATATCTTTTTCCCGGTGAAAGGGTCCAGTCCTGTGTGGAACATACATGTTGCAGATGTCATAGGTGTAGGTGTAAAGTCCTGTACCTGTCTTGTGTAACGCCCGGTATCTCTTATGTATTCTGCAGTTTCTATCATATCATTGAGTGTACATCCGGGGTGGCTTGACATAAGGAATGCCACAAGGTACTGGTCCTTGCCGAGTTTCTTATTAATTTCCTTGTACTTATGTTCAAATCTCTCAAAGACTTCCCTGTCAGGTTTTTTCATGACATCGGTCACACTGTCGCAATAGTGTTCAGGTGCAACCTTTAGCTGTCCACTGACGTGGTGGGCACATAGCTCTTCCATGTATTCCTCATCAAGCAACGCAAGGTCATAGCGTACACCGTAACCTACAAAGACTTTTTTGATATCCGGTAGGTTTCTGAGCCTGCGCATGAGTTCTATGAGTTTCTTGTGGCTGGTATCAAGGGAAGGGCAGGCTTTGGGGTAAATGCAGATCTTATCCTTGCATACTCCTTTTTCATTCCAGTTCTTGCAGTCCATTCCATACATGTTAGCAGACGGCCCGCCAAGTCCGTTGATGGTGCCTTTGAATCCTTTGATCTCCCTGAAACCTTCAGCTTCCCTTAGAATGGAATCGATACTCCTGCTGCGTATCATCCTTCCCTGGTGCAGGGCGATAGCACAGAACGAGCATGCTCCAAAACAACCTCGATGGGTGTTGATGGAGAATTTAACCAGATCCAGGGCGGGAACGACTTCATCGTAGGAGGGATGTGTTTCTCGTGTGAATGGAAGTTCGTATACGTGGTCCAGTTCATCCTGTGTAAGTGGTCGCATGGGCTTGTTCTGGATTACCACTGTTTTTGGATGAACCTGTATTATGCCGTGACCGCGTATGTGGTCCTGTTCCTCAAAGACCATTTTGAATGCTTTTGCGTAGAGTTCCTTGTTCTTTGAAACCTCAATATATGGTGGAATCTCTATGCGGTCCTTCAGGAGTTCTTCATGTTTCTCTTTCCACGATTTGATATCTGTTTTCCAGACGGTTCCATCGATATCAGTGATGTCTGAAACAGGGATGCCTTTGTTGAGCTTGTCTGCTATCTCAAGTATCTGGAGTTCTCCCATGCCATAAACAATAAGGTCTGCAGGCGCATCTGCAAGGATGGACTGGCGCACTTTGTCAGACCAGTAATCATATTGTGCAAAGCGGCGAAGGGATGCTTCAATACCTCCAATCACTCTGGGGGTATCCGGATACGTTTCTTTCAGACGATTGGAGTAAACGATAGTCGCCCTGTTTGGTCGCAGTCCTGCCTTATTTCCGGGGGAGTATGTGTCATCATGCCTCAATCTTTTTGATGGGGTGTAATTGCTGACCATTGAGTCAGTATTTCCGGCACTAATGGCAAAGAACAGGCGGGGTTTACCAAGTTTTTTGAAGTCTTCTGGATCATCCCATTTTGGTTGAGCAATAACTCCTACTCTGTAGCCTGCATCTTCAAGCACTCTTCCTATGATGCTTGTTCCGAAACCAGGGTGGTCAACATAGGCATCTCCGGTGACAATGATAATATCAAGTTCATCCCATCCCTTCTGTTTAGCTTCTTCAAGGCTCATCGGGAGGAACTTTGAGGAATCAGCTTTTCTTCTATTTTTAGTATGTTTCATGTTGCATCCTTATAATATGCTTTTAGACATGCGGAGGGAGAATCCTATTTGTTTGTTCACGTCATTTGATGTTACTTCACCATGCCCGGGGTAAAGTGTCTTAACATCAAGCTGCACAAGCTTGTTGATCGATTCAGTCAATTGTGAACGATTGCCTCCCTCAAAATCCGTGCGTCCTATGCTTCCGTTGGGAAAAACCGTATCTCCGGAAAACAGGCTTTTTGAATTTGCTTCATACAGGCAGATACCTCCTGGTGTATGCCCGGGTGTGTGGATGACTTCCAGTTCTTCGTCATTATTAATGGGTATTCTGTCCCTTTCATTGAGAAGCATGTCAGGTTCAATGGGCGGTGCTTTGTATCCGAATAATGCAGCAGCACTCACGTTATCACTTTTCAGCAAAGTGGCATCATCCTTATGGATAGCTATTTTTGCACCACTAAGGCGTGCTATCTCCATTGCTGATGCTGTGTGGTCGTAGTGACAGTGGGTGAGTATTATCAGTTCAAGATCTTTTATGTCTATGTTTTTCCTGATCTCTGCCATCAGTCCTTCTGTATTCATTCCTGTATCTACCAGGATCTTTCCATTGATGAGGTATGAGTTTGCATCGTAAAGACCGGTGTTGAAATGTTTGACCTGCATGTATATTCTCCTAAGAAAAGAATGGGATTTAGAGCTCAAATGCCCTGCGGGTATTTTGCATTGTCGCCAATGCTATTTCAGATTCATCGATGTCTTTGAGATGTGCTATCACCGGAACAGAATCAAGAACGAACGCCGGCTCATTCCGTCCTTTTCTTGGTGAGAGGTACGGGCTGTCTGTCTCTATGAGCATATTCTCAAGAGGTAGATCCTTTGCGATTGCTTTATGGTGTTCTGAGAAGCAGACGAGGGTTGGCACCGATACGTAGTGTCCTGCATCAATTATGTTCTGCATGGTTTCAAGTGAGCCGCCGTAACAATGAAAGACCACCCTGTCAAGGTCTTTTGTCATTTCAAGTGCAAGGTCTTCACCATCTCTGCCGTGTATTACTAGGGTTTTGTTGTACCTGTCTGCAATTTCAATGACCTTTCTGAATACATCTTCCTGCCTTTTTCTTCCGGCATCTGTGGTGCAATAATAAAAATCAAGTCCTGCTTCCCCAATACCTATGGCTTTGTCGATGTTGCGTTCCATCTGCGACAGTATCTGATTGATTTTATCATCAGTTGCATCAGGCACCATCTGGGGACTGAGTCCGAGCGTGGCATGTATGAAGTCATATTTCCTGGCGAGTTCAAGGGAATCAGCATTTGTTTTGTAGTCTATGCCGGAGTTTATCATCTCAACTACGCCGCTCTTTCTTGCTCTCTCAATTGTCTCATGCCGATCCTTATTGAATTTTGGAAAATCAAGATGGCAATGAGAGTCTATTACTTCATAATTCATATGTATTCAATTCTGGTCTTATTATATAGATATGAACCTGTTCTATGAGTCGGTTCAAGAAAAAGTGCTTTGAAAATGAATTGAAAATAAAAAAATAAGTGAAGAACCGTGGGAACACGGTCCTTATATTTGTTTATTCCATGCTCCAGAGCTTCTTCTTTTCAAGAAGTATATTGATGGCTGTGATGAGTGCGTCCACGGATGCTGTGGCAATGTCTGCACTTGCTGATTGTGCACTGACCACACGGCCGTGTTCATCTTCTACTGAGATTGTCACTTCTGCAAGGGCATCACTTCCTCCTGTAATTGCTTCCAGGCTGAAATCACGCACTTTTACCTTGGTGTATCCGCCAATCATAAGTTCCACTGCTTTGAGGGCAGCATCTATCGGCCCTACTCCAAAGTTGGAAGCAACAGCTTCCTCATCACCGATCTTCGCCCTTACTACTGCTGTTGGTGTTGTAAGGTTACCTGTCATAACAGAGAACTCTTTCAGTATTATGGTCTCATTTCCGAGGTTCCTTCCAAGGACGGCAGATGCCACAGCATGAAGGTCCGCATCACATATGCGCTTGCCCTTGTTTGCTATGTCCTTGATCCTGATAAGTATCTCATCAAGTTGTTCTTCGGTGGTTTCGATGCCCATGTCTTCCAGTGATTTCTTGACAGCATGCTTGCCTGCATGTTTGCCTATTACTATACGACGTTTGTGACCCACCATTTCAGGGGTCATTATGCCGGGTTCGAAAGTATCGGATTTTTCAAGAACTCCATGGGTGTGTATGCCTGACTCATGGGCGAATGCATTGTCACCGACGATTGGAGTATTTGCCGGCATGTGTATGCCAGTGTAATTCTCAACCATCTTTGCGGTTTCAAGCAGGTATTCAGTGTTGATATTGGTCTTTGCACCATATATGGAATGCAGACACATCACTACTTCTGCGAGGTTTGCATTACCGGCACGTTCTCCGATACCATTTATTGTTACCTGTATCTGGCTGGCGCCAGCTTCTGCTGCCATGAGGCTGTTTGCAACAGCAATTCCAAAGTCATTGTGACAATGGACATCTATTGGTATGTTCACTTCGTTGTTGATGTTCTTCACGAGCTGATACATTGAGGAAGGTGCCATTATGCCGACGGTGTCAGGTACGTTTATTATATCGCAACCTGCTCCTTCTACGGCTTTGTATACCTCTATCAGGTAGTCAAGGTCGGTCCTGGTAGCATCCATGGCTGAGAACATGCATTTTACGCCATGGTCTTTGATGTATTCCACGGCATTTACTGCCATGGCGACAACCTCTTCCCTGCTCTTCTTAATAGTGTGTATCCTCTGGATGTCGGAAGTTGATACAAATGTATGTATCATATCAACATTACAATCTATGCAGGCGTCCAGATCTTTTGTAAGGACGCGGGCAAGACCACAGACATCGAGACTCAGACCTTCATTGGCTATGGCTCTTACATTCTGCCTTTCGCCATCCGAAGAGACCGGGAAACCAGCTTCGAGCACATCAACACCAAGTTTGTCCAGTTGCCGGGCAATCTTGAGTTTTTGCTCATTGGTTAGTGATACGCCAGGTGTTTGTTCACCGTCACGCAGTGTCGTGTCAAAAATAGTCTTGTGTGTGTTTATAAGCGGTTTATCGCTGTAAAAAGCGATCCCTCAGTTCTACGGTTGAATTCATATTAATCATTCCGGCTTGTAGTTTATGTTATAAAACACTTCCGTATACTTCCCAAATCTTGTAGTTATGTGGGACGGTATAATTGTGAACATCTCCGCAACCCTTTTATATGAGCATTGACTTGTAAGGGTGCTCGCGTTGAGCACAAT
This window contains:
- the arcS gene encoding archaeosine synthase subunit alpha; the protein is MTRYFEVQQRDGAARIGKLLLKETIQTPFILDTRSLSSPDSLIIDGGSLWKYSDLKESKEYFQEIRKAAGEEVLIILPHQDLTPDAPQDLALKLAERSEIEATGATGSIYIAGQKVKQADLYVMEGAGCFENNARRILNTLIEMKNEIAPDTAVYAPNICTPENLAMLAYLGIDIFDNTKAIVAAHKDIYLTAAGQFYLDSLAELPCRCSACSATDAKGLMEMDKKSRASILEKHNINAMEAEAALVREKIRLGMLREYIEGQCRVRPWLTALMRLVDAEYNYVESRSPIARNNGLIATCGESQNRAEIVRFARRIQERYTPPEKDILLLLPCSAKKPYSTSNSHWRFINALGKSRKFVHEVIITSPLGIVPRELELTYPASHYDTTVTGYWDAEEKEWVASCLEKYLSQHQYTSIVAHVEDAYRQICEIVAEKLGIDITYTSRGNVTSPESLRNLSETMSGLCTGRKRGHEQTQKDLMKAVADYQFGKGCGQILVPEESTIKGPFPKHQVFVGKKQLTTLIPQYGTLAITIEGVKAMMDQGKYIVKIDDFVPRGSLLAPGVVDADPLIRPTDEVLICGKNAIAVGRAVMSGDEMKKATRGVAVDLRHVKKIE
- a CDS encoding FAD-binding oxidoreductase: MQKSDLLTDLQDIVGNERISTSTAELYCYSCDASQIRGMPDFVIRPASTEQISKIVSLANEKEIPVTARGAGTGLAGGAVPVEGGIVLDMSSMNRILEMDLDNLQVTIEPGIVQEKLNEALEPYGFFFPPDPGSSAMCTLGGLIANNGSGMRSIKYGTTRNYVLALEVVLADGTVINSGSKTSKSVAGYSLTDLFVGSEGTLGIITKATLKVRALPKERSVLLASFDNPELAGKAVVKVLSSGIVPSACEILDRNIIEAINTYDPNVGLPKAGAILMFEVDGTENSVREGIEMIKDVCSSLATSIRAASDKKERDEIWAARRLVGAAVSRLDPLRTRVYVGEDIGVPIKELPGMLHKVREISEEFDLPIMTYGHIGDGNLHTGMCIDVLDDTQWDKLNKAADKIHRTAISIGGTVTAEHGVGSARADYLGLELGKALDVMILIKKALDPKGILNPGKMGV
- a CDS encoding (Fe-S)-binding protein produces the protein MNESDLRSILKCVRCGTCRSVCPVFDVIGWESASSRGRMLVAHGISQGMEADKGVFDSLNTCTTCGLCEQMCPSGASPVKVIENVRHQLVLQGKMTDAQKELRTEALEKGNPLGETTERMAWLGDSKKDVTEKADYVFFAGCLASYRYPELTKRTFDILKKFGVTALQEEVCCGSPLLRTGSDPSSLMSKNLEQIKKTGAHTVITGCAGCYTALKNDYPEDLNVIHVTEFLADRLAEMDLKKLDLKVTYHDPCHLGRCNGVFDAPRQIIKSICYLEEMKSNREKSKCCGAGGGVLKGYPELSLELSKNRVEEIPKDVDYLVTACPLCRTNLKRGGPRVEVLDIIDLLEMAMG
- a CDS encoding TolB-like translocation protein, translated to MLIIQTPFVFASPVIGIDENISDNIFYSCSYTNPDSVEAHQIVVYSEDGEHTQIHINYKLIPRTTSSPDGNYIVYKKALDAANGVGVEDFVINDTANGTETNIKNIITMGYYPVAFSPDSKMYAAPRIIFFEDCRNGQYAIDICSVHNNTVIHRELTPFYKENTKDTPMDWDRSAIYGVYWSEDGSSIIYEALGADIDGGTYPTYLISKKLNIDYEELRKMNGYDEPELRYTQENIEKTETTSSQSFPVPGFEVIGVVIALALNSKLKRA
- a CDS encoding YgiQ family radical SAM protein; this encodes MKHTKNRRKADSSKFLPMSLEEAKQKGWDELDIIIVTGDAYVDHPGFGTSIIGRVLEDAGYRVGVIAQPKWDDPEDFKKLGKPRLFFAISAGNTDSMVSNYTPSKRLRHDDTYSPGNKAGLRPNRATIVYSNRLKETYPDTPRVIGGIEASLRRFAQYDYWSDKVRQSILADAPADLIVYGMGELQILEIADKLNKGIPVSDITDIDGTVWKTDIKSWKEKHEELLKDRIEIPPYIEVSKNKELYAKAFKMVFEEQDHIRGHGIIQVHPKTVVIQNKPMRPLTQDELDHVYELPFTRETHPSYDEVVPALDLVKFSINTHRGCFGACSFCAIALHQGRMIRSRSIDSILREAEGFREIKGFKGTINGLGGPSANMYGMDCKNWNEKGVCKDKICIYPKACPSLDTSHKKLIELMRRLRNLPDIKKVFVGYGVRYDLALLDEEYMEELCAHHVSGQLKVAPEHYCDSVTDVMKKPDREVFERFEHKYKEINKKLGKDQYLVAFLMSSHPGCTLNDMIETAEYIRDTGRYTRQVQDFTPTPMTSATCMFHTGLDPFTGKKIYVATSQKEKSIQRAMLHYKEPANYNLVYEGLKRSNRLDLVGNSWNCLIGRKKGGNNGW
- a CDS encoding MBL fold metallo-hydrolase; the encoded protein is MQVKHFNTGLYDANSYLINGKILVDTGMNTEGLMAEIRKNIDIKDLELIILTHCHYDHTASAMEIARLSGAKIAIHKDDATLLKSDNVSAAALFGYKAPPIEPDMLLNERDRIPINNDEELEVIHTPGHTPGGICLYEANSKSLFSGDTVFPNGSIGRTDFEGGNRSQLTESINKLVQLDVKTLYPGHGEVTSNDVNKQIGFSLRMSKSIL
- a CDS encoding TatD family hydrolase, with amino-acid sequence MNYEVIDSHCHLDFPKFNKDRHETIERARKSGVVEMINSGIDYKTNADSLELARKYDFIHATLGLSPQMVPDATDDKINQILSQMERNIDKAIGIGEAGLDFYYCTTDAGRKRQEDVFRKVIEIADRYNKTLVIHGRDGEDLALEMTKDLDRVVFHCYGGSLETMQNIIDAGHYVSVPTLVCFSEHHKAIAKDLPLENMLIETDSPYLSPRKGRNEPAFVLDSVPVIAHLKDIDESEIALATMQNTRRAFEL
- a CDS encoding 2-isopropylmalate synthase, with the protein product MNTHKTIFDTTLRDGEQTPGVSLTNEQKLKIARQLDKLGVDVLEAGFPVSSDGERQNVRAIANEGLSLDVCGLARVLTKDLDACIDCNVDMIHTFVSTSDIQRIHTIKKSREEVVAMAVNAVEYIKDHGVKCMFSAMDATRTDLDYLIEVYKAVEGAGCDIINVPDTVGIMAPSSMYQLVKNINNEVNIPIDVHCHNDFGIAVANSLMAAEAGASQIQVTINGIGERAGNANLAEVVMCLHSIYGAKTNINTEYLLETAKMVENYTGIHMPANTPIVGDNAFAHESGIHTHGVLEKSDTFEPGIMTPEMVGHKRRIVIGKHAGKHAVKKSLEDMGIETTEEQLDEILIRIKDIANKGKRICDADLHAVASAVLGRNLGNETIILKEFSVMTGNLTTPTAVVRAKIGDEEAVASNFGVGPIDAALKAVELMIGGYTKVKVRDFSLEAITGGSDALAEVTISVEDEHGRVVSAQSASADIATASVDALITAINILLEKKKLWSME